The region GATTCCATGGATAATAACAGCTCTCCAAAGTATCAACTCCAATATCACAGGCAGGGTTACTTGCCAAGTCCTGTGGCGATGGAAACACAGCAATGTacctggctgtccctaatcaaaacGCTGCACACAGGTGACAGATGTATGCAGGTCACTAGATATGTGCTGGGTCTGAGATGTCTTTTGGCAGCAGCATATGATGGAGTATTCCCTTTCAGAATACTCTCTGCTCACTGAATATGGGGAAGGAGTTAGAAAAGATGCCTGGAGAGGAAACTATCCCACTTTCACCCAGGGATCAGCACATTGTGGGATCACCATTTTCGTGGTCAATCAGGGAACACTTGGCTTTTGCAACTTAGAATGTTAAAACATTCATAATTAATCTTGAGTGTGACTAAAAGGACTACCATATAAATAGAAGCAAAGGGAAATCATAGACAAATGAAAGACTGGAATGCTGATTAGTAGCAACAATGCAAATCTGAAAATACTTAACTAATATTGCCCTTTTTACATTAATATGAAATAACTTGTTAGCTCAGTTTTATTCATAAGGCTGGCACAACgccgagggctgaagggcctgtacagtacTGTTCTACGGCTCTATGTCTGGGAAGAAGAACTGCAAACGCATAGGTGTATAGTAATAGGGTATGGGAAAGGGTccgagtgggatgctcttcaaagggtcagtgtggactagttgggcaaaatggcctgtttccacagtgtagggattctgtgatgatgatgattgagCCCCATTTTCCTGGAGGGGCGGCTTAGAGCAAGCAGAGGATATTCTACTGGAAAGGCAACACTGGCAGCAACCCTTACATGCATGGAATTTGTTTTCGGATCTTGGATGTGTTTTCAGAACTCCCCAGTATTGTAAATGAAGGCTCATGACATTACAGCTTTGGCTGGGTCTGAATAGTCTGCCAGGTCAAATTTCAACTCTCAAATGGCCAGTGTTCTGGGGAAAACAATGGGAATAGGACTAAGGCATTTGAAGCTCAGTAGCACTAAGGGCAGCTTACTGCCAATCATTGTAAATGGCAATCTGTCCATCATGCTGCATCACACGTTGAGTCAAAGTGTCTTAACGTTGAGGCAGAGTGGCAGcagagaaaaggaagcaaattctGTACTCCTGGTTCCACTACCTCATGGGATGTCCTGCCCCATGTACCCATAGATCTCTGGGTCGAAAACCAGCCTGTTCAGTCACAGTAGCATCTCAAGATGCAGACATTATCCTTAAATCTGGGGGTAGCAGACGACAAAGATTGGAACCTATTTTTGGCAACATTCAAGCAACAAATAACAAAGACTGAGATAGGCCGGAATGCAGGAGAGATTAAAGTGCAGAAGCAGTATGCTCCAAAGCAAAATGAAGGTGTAACGGTAAAAATAAAAACTCAAAAGTTGTGCTAGAGATAGTGGAAGTGGAAGAGCAGAATCTAAACTGAAATAGCACTAGAAGTACCAAGCGTGGAGGAGAGGAGGAATTAATTCCTGAGGCTGTTACTCCATCTGGTATGACCTGGGTTGTACGCACTCTGAAAATTTTAAGTTACTGGACTGTTTCAGCACAAGAATTGGGCTTTTCAAGTAAGCTAGTGTGTTCCTTTGAGACTGCTGTATGTCTTTTTCATGTTATTAATAAAGATATCCAGCACACCCGGACAACCCACCCCAGCACGCCTACTCCCAACTCACCGAGAAGAAGTTGGCgttaaaatgcaacaaggtcATGAACATCAGGATGAGCAGGACACGGCCTCCCAGCTGCATGTATTGTTTTGGGGAGCTCTCGCTGATTGTTGGAACGCCAGCAAACATGCTTTTACCTTCTGATCGAGACTCAGCCAGCAACAGCAGCAAGCCACCCCCTAGGGCCAGGTTTCTAACCAGAGCAAAGAGAGGGCCAGAGTATTAACACAGGTCATTGAAACTCAAATTCCAACACGTTACACATTTTAGCCATTGCGCTCTTAACCCGAAAGCATGGACGCTGGAATGTACAGCAGAGCAACGCTGGCTGGAAGTAAAAAAGGGGAGGTGGCAGACAGCCAGAGTGGGGGGAGATACGCACCTCATCAGGAACTTCAGGTCCCATAAGATACTGTAGGCAACAGTCTGAAATCAAAGAAATGGAGCAGTTAGTGCACATCTCATTGCTGACTACAGGAGAGGAGACAGGGCAGGCAGTCTACCCAGTAAGAGACCAGGAAACTTGATGGAGAAACATGAGCCACACTCCTGTTTAAATAATAGCAATAAATGGTATGGATAACGCCTGGTTGAGAAACTTTAAACAAAACTCCCGTGTCAGAATACAGCATTCAATTGTAGTCACATCAGAAGGGAGTCAAATCTGAATAATTCTGCAGCAATACCGGGAATGTGATGAAGAGTGAGATTCTGGGCTGATATTTCCACTATTAGAGACTGACCTCAGTCTCTGAGCTAATGACAGACAAGATACCATTTCActtctcactccatctctgcacaatcataaattttaaaactttttttgagGGAGAATGCGTTAGCTGTTAAACTCTAATATACAAAATTATGGATTCGGAGAGACTAGACTCCAGCTACAGATCTCAGGCTCAAGTTACTAATTGTTAAAAAGCAGTGGAGAGTTCTTCCTTATTACCTGTAATCCTATAATTCCAAACAGTCCAAAGCAGGCATACTGTACAAAATTTCGACTTAATATCAGGATACATCCACCTGTGGAGAAGACAACAAGTCAACAGACCAAGATGCAGCATAAAATGGGGTAACGGTGAAAAGAACAATTGGTTGCCTCTTACCTAACTGTCCAAAGAGGTTGATCAGTACAAAGCAGATAGCCAGGAAATAGCCACAATTCCAGGTGGCCTCAATATAATCCCGCTGCTCATTCCACTGAAACCACATACGAATCCCATCCTCTAGAAAGGTGCTTATTAGACACAGGCGCGCAAGGTGAGGCAGGTAATGCTTGGTCATCCGCAGAAACTGTAAGTATGGAAAACTAAATGAAAGcagtgaaagtgcaaactgaAAATACAGCTCAACCACCGCGACAGCCCTGGGACCAGTACACTGCCTCCAAAAATCTCAAAcacctctgacaaagccatgctgactatccctgatcaaagcTCACCTTTCTAAATGGAGatagattaattttctccttcattacTTTCTTTCAATAGTTGCCCTACCATTGATACTAGACTCACCAGTTTCACATTCcccggttctgtgctgtacacttctCTGATTCTTTCTACCACACTTCTTGGAAAGTATTAACT is a window of Chiloscyllium plagiosum isolate BGI_BamShark_2017 chromosome 30, ASM401019v2, whole genome shotgun sequence DNA encoding:
- the surf4 gene encoding surfeit locus protein 4 → MGYSDIMGAAEDIADQFLRMTKHYLPHLARLCLISTFLEDGIRMWFQWNEQRDYIEATWNCGYFLAICFVLINLFGQLGGCILILSRNFVQYACFGLFGIIGLQTVAYSILWDLKFLMRNLALGGGLLLLLAESRSEGKSMFAGVPTISESSPKQYMQLGGRVLLILMFMTLLHFNANFFSIIQNVVGTGLIVLVAIGFKTKLAALTLVVWLFSLNLYFNAFWTIPAYKPMHDFLKYDFFQSMSVIGGLLLVVALGPGGVSMDEKKKEW